The Epinephelus lanceolatus isolate andai-2023 chromosome 21, ASM4190304v1, whole genome shotgun sequence genome has a segment encoding these proteins:
- the arhgap22b gene encoding rho GTPase-activating protein 22 isoform X2, with amino-acid sequence MPEPEWINLVKCGFGMYEKRALLLCSSCSVNYYDYWELSASCDCCSLSAGIFGQRLEDTVQYERKFGPRLAPLLVEQCVDFIRERGLDEEGLFRMPGQANLVKELQEAFDCGDKPLFDSNTDVHTVASLLKLYLRELPEPVIPFCKYEDFLTCAQLLAKDEEEGVQELGKQVNTLPLPNYNLLTYICKFLDEVQSHSSENKMSVQNLATVFGPNILRPKMEDPVTIMEGTSLVQHLMTILIREHNRLYSGRDQEGPTAPQTELPVQGHQLQHRSLGAWISEEDLQNCPVSNPDQELHSSASSLDAKLCAAVTPTQTPNLNPGPKLGSPSGKGETVVSPSKQAKSIPSWKYSFKSSSAPRSQPQGKQSSGGGSAADVTSVSSGGGGGGSGGGGNWLMNGLSSLRGHRRTSSGERSARDRDSTGSSQRLSTYDNVTSSSSMGSVPSVSSTPWSTSSCEISVPDSGSEPSPNQNCGVGGEIGEKGEWMESQREIDRGRDGGMTTDPSSEQDSCEAMELCSSSAACSENGNMAMAAGVPSIIMSEDGDGTNLTLSCLVEGLKEELRKQKTSYEARIQKLEESSAALCAQMERLEQEMEQERKKQRMLEIKLRNSERAREDAENRNRLLEKEMEDFFSTLGDLALGARTSDI; translated from the exons ATGCCTGAACCGGAATGGATAAACTTGGTGAAATGTGGCTTTGGGATGTATGAGAAACGCGCCCTGCTGCTGTGCAGCTCCTGCTCCGTGAATTACTACGATTACTGGGAGCTGTCTGCCAGCTGCGACTGCTGCAGCCTGTCCGCAG GGATATTTGGCCAGCGTTTAGAGGACACAGTGCAGTATGAGAGGAAGTTTGGCCCCCGGCTGGCCCCCCTGCTGGTGGAGCAGTGTGTTGACTTCATCAGGGAGAGAGGTTTGGACGAGGAGGGTCTCTTTCGCATGCCGGGACAGGCCAACCTGGtcaaagagctgcaggaggCCTTTGACTGCGGGGACAAGCCTCTGTTTGACAG TAATACAGACGTCCACACGGTGGCATCCTTGCTGAAGCTGTACCTGCGAGAGCTGCCTGAACCAGTCATTCCCTTCTGCAAATATGAAGACTTTCTAACCTGTGCACAGCTTTTGGCCAAAGACGAGGAGGAA GGGGTCCAGGAGCTGGGAAAGCAAGTTAACACTCTACCTCTACCTAACTACAATCTCCTCACCTACATATGCAA ATTCCTCGATGAGGTCCAGTCCCACTCCAGTGAGAACAAGATGAGTGTCCAGAACCTCGCCACAGTATTTGGACCAAATATCCTTCGACCCAAGATGGAGGACCCAGTCACTATCATGGAAG GCACCTCTCTGGTCCAGCACCTGATGACAATCCTCATTAGGGAACACAACCGCTTGTACTCAGGAAGGGACCAGGAGGGACCCACTGCACCCCAAACAGAGCTCCCTGTCCAGGGTCATCAGCTCCAGCATCGCAGCCTGGGCGCCTGGATCTCAGAGGAAGACCTCCAGAACTGCCCGGTGTCCAACCCTGACCAAGAACTGCACAGCAGTGCCTCATCTCTGGATGCCAAACTGTGTGCAGCTGTCACTCCCACCCAGACCCCTAACCTGAACCCTGGACCAAAACTGGGGTCTCCATCAGGGAAAGGCGAGACGGTGGTTAGCCCGAGTAAACAAGCCAAGTCCATACCTTCCTGGAAATACTCTTTCAAAAGCTCTTCGGCTCCTCGTTCACAGCCGCAAGGCAAGCAAAGCAGTGGTGGTGGCTCTGCGGCTGATGTGACTAGTGTATCATCTGGTGGGGGAGGAGGTgggagtggaggtggaggtaACTGGCTCATGAATGGTTTGTCCTCCTTGAGGGGACACCGGCGCACCTCATCAGGCGAGCGGTCCGCCCGTGATCGTGACTCCACGGGCTCTTCACAGAGACTGTCCACCTATGACAACGTCACCTCTTCCTCAAGCATGGGGAGCGTCCCAAGTGTCTCCAGCACACCTTGGTCCACTTCCTCCTGCGAAATCTCCGTCCCCGACTCGGGAAGTGAACCCTCACCAAACCAGAACTGTGGAGTAGGGGGTGAAATTGGGGAAAAAGGGGAGTGGATGGAGAGCCAGAGGGAGATTGACAGAggaagggatggagggatgacgACAGACCCGAGCTCTGAGCAGGACAGTTGTGAGGCCATGGAGCTGTGCAGTAGCAGCGCAGCCTGCAGTGAGAATGGAAACATGGCCATGGCGGCCGGGGTGCCATCCATCATTATGTCTGAGGATGGGGACGGGACAAATCTAACATTGAGCTGTCTGGTGGAAGGACTGAAGGAAGAGTTGAGGAAACAGAAGACTTCATACGAGGCCAGGATCCAAAA ACTGGAGGAGTCCAGTGCTGCTCTGTGTGCACAGATGGAGCGTTTGGAACAAGAGAtggagcaggagaggaagaagcAACGCATGCTGGAGATCAAACTACGCAACTCGGAGCGGGCGCGCGAGGATGCAGAGAACCGCAATCGGCTGCTggagaaagagatggaggaTTTCTTTTCCACACTGGGAGATCTGGCCCTGGGTGCGAGGACTAGTGACATTTGA